In Pseudomonas deceptionensis, a single window of DNA contains:
- a CDS encoding TatD family hydrolase produces the protein MGLIDTHTHLDFPDFDADRPQLLARSRALEVGQMVVLGVYQRNWQRLWDLVQTDSQLYAAFGLHPVYLNEHRPAHLAELEQWLGRLAGHPQLCAVGEIGLDYFLPELDRDGQQQLFEAQLQLATDFQLPALLHVRRSHAQVIATLKRFKLKRGGIVHAFAGSREEAREYIKLGFKLGLGGAATWPQALRLRKVIVDLPLDAIVLETDSPDMAPAMYPNQRNSPQHLPEICQALAQVMGISPEQLAEATTANACELFGWKNPTQPL, from the coding sequence ATGGGACTGATCGATACCCATACCCACCTCGACTTCCCGGACTTTGACGCGGATCGCCCGCAGTTACTGGCGCGCAGTCGAGCGCTGGAGGTTGGGCAGATGGTGGTTCTGGGGGTCTATCAGCGCAACTGGCAGCGGCTGTGGGACCTGGTCCAAACCGATAGCCAGCTGTATGCAGCGTTTGGCTTGCACCCGGTGTACCTCAACGAACATCGCCCGGCGCATCTGGCAGAGCTTGAGCAATGGCTGGGTCGTCTGGCGGGTCATCCGCAGCTGTGTGCCGTGGGTGAAATCGGCCTCGATTACTTTCTTCCCGAACTCGACCGCGACGGCCAGCAACAGCTGTTTGAAGCCCAGTTGCAATTGGCCACCGACTTTCAGCTGCCCGCCCTGCTCCATGTTCGGCGCAGCCATGCGCAGGTGATTGCGACGCTAAAGCGCTTCAAGCTAAAGCGGGGCGGGATTGTGCATGCGTTTGCCGGCAGCCGCGAAGAAGCGCGCGAGTATATAAAACTGGGGTTCAAACTGGGGCTCGGTGGTGCTGCCACCTGGCCGCAGGCCTTGCGCCTGCGCAAAGTGATCGTCGATTTGCCCCTGGACGCCATCGTGCTGGAAACCGATTCCCCCGACATGGCACCGGCCATGTACCCCAACCAGCGCAACAGCCCGCAGCACCTGCCCGAAATTTGCCAGGCCCTGGCACAAGTGATGGGCATCAGCCCGGAGCAATTGGCCGAGGCCACTACGGCCAATGCCTGTGAGTTGTTTGGCTGGAAGAACCCGACTCAACCCCTGTAG
- a CDS encoding sulfite reductase flavoprotein subunit alpha, with protein sequence MFKKTLFQLHWFFGITAGLVLALMGITGATVSFQDELLNLLNPSVLKVEKLDSGVLPPAELVRRVEATEGKQVSMLWVGVDSGTAARIFFTPPPGERRGQLRYVDPYTGAYQGDASGQGFFDLMLQLHRFLAMGQTGRQITGACTLMLIFFCLSGLYLRWPRKALNWRAWLTLDWAKKGRSFNWDLHAVAGTWCMIFYLLAALTGLSWSYEWYNKGLQKLFSDTPNSEQRKGGRGQPGPAGPAPVADYDAIWASIQKAAGPDLSLYNVRMPPVAGQPATVFYLLNSSPHERAFNQITLDPATGAVKKHDRFEDKSYKAQLLSSIYALHVGSYWGLTGRILVTIASLTMPLFFITGWLLYLDRRRKKRQIKQARQGFAAVNNDAPSWLIGFASQSGFAEQLAWQTAGQLQAAGLPVRVQPLGALSEDDLQQASNALFVVSTFGDGEAPDSARGFERKILGQPLGLNTLKYSVLALGDRQYPHFCGFATRVQQWLSERGAQALFSPVQVDSGDAEALHQWQQQLSQLTGGAPSANWQAPGYNNWSLEQRQLLNPGSSGSGVYMLGLSAPASGMSWQAGDLVEVMPRQSAWAVEHFLDGLGLSADTPVQLDGLQETLAQALAGRQLPENRGHLVGMHAQALVDALIPLNMREYSIASIPEDGLLQLIVRQERHADGSLGIGSGWLTEHADIGSAISLRVRRNSGFHLPAEPCPLILLGNGTGLAGLRSLLKARIAQGQQRNWLFFGERNAEHDFYCRDELQGWLASGDLTHLDLAFSRDQAQKVYVQDRLRERGDEVRQWLADGAAIYICGSLQGMAAGVDQALTDLLGAHAVDKLIEQGRYRRDVY encoded by the coding sequence GTGTTTAAGAAAACACTTTTTCAGCTGCACTGGTTTTTCGGGATCACCGCAGGGCTGGTGCTGGCCCTGATGGGGATCACCGGCGCCACGGTATCGTTTCAGGACGAATTGCTGAACTTGCTCAACCCTTCGGTACTCAAGGTCGAGAAACTCGACAGCGGCGTGCTGCCTCCCGCCGAGCTGGTGCGCAGGGTCGAGGCCACCGAAGGCAAACAGGTTTCAATGCTGTGGGTGGGCGTGGACAGTGGCACTGCCGCGCGCATTTTCTTCACCCCGCCACCGGGCGAGCGCCGTGGTCAATTGCGCTACGTCGACCCTTATACCGGCGCCTACCAGGGTGATGCCAGCGGGCAAGGCTTCTTCGACCTGATGCTGCAACTGCACCGCTTTCTGGCCATGGGCCAAACCGGTCGCCAGATCACCGGCGCCTGTACCCTGATGCTGATTTTCTTCTGCCTGTCAGGCCTGTACCTGCGCTGGCCGCGCAAGGCGCTGAACTGGCGGGCCTGGCTGACACTGGACTGGGCGAAAAAAGGCCGCAGCTTTAACTGGGACCTGCACGCGGTCGCTGGCACCTGGTGCATGATCTTTTACCTTCTGGCCGCCCTGACCGGTTTGTCGTGGTCCTACGAGTGGTACAACAAAGGCCTGCAAAAGCTGTTTTCAGACACACCCAACAGCGAGCAACGCAAAGGCGGACGCGGCCAGCCAGGGCCTGCCGGGCCGGCACCGGTTGCCGACTACGACGCCATCTGGGCCAGCATCCAAAAAGCCGCCGGCCCGGACCTGAGCCTGTACAACGTGCGTATGCCCCCTGTGGCAGGGCAGCCGGCAACGGTGTTTTACCTGCTCAACAGCTCGCCCCACGAGCGTGCGTTCAACCAGATCACGCTCGACCCAGCCACCGGCGCGGTAAAGAAACACGACCGCTTCGAAGACAAAAGCTACAAGGCACAATTGCTCAGCAGCATTTACGCACTCCATGTGGGCAGCTACTGGGGCCTGACCGGTCGAATCCTGGTGACCATCGCCAGCCTGACCATGCCGCTGTTCTTCATTACTGGCTGGCTGCTGTACCTGGACCGCCGTCGTAAAAAGCGTCAGATCAAACAGGCACGCCAGGGTTTTGCTGCTGTAAACAACGATGCACCGTCATGGTTGATCGGCTTTGCCAGCCAGAGCGGCTTTGCCGAACAATTGGCCTGGCAGACTGCCGGACAACTGCAGGCTGCCGGTTTGCCGGTGCGGGTTCAGCCCTTGGGGGCGCTCAGCGAAGACGACTTGCAACAGGCGAGCAACGCTCTGTTTGTGGTCAGCACCTTTGGCGATGGGGAAGCGCCCGACAGCGCACGTGGTTTTGAACGCAAAATTCTCGGCCAGCCTTTGGGGCTGAACACGCTCAAGTATTCCGTGCTGGCGCTGGGCGACCGCCAATACCCGCACTTTTGTGGTTTTGCCACCCGGGTCCAGCAATGGCTGAGCGAACGTGGGGCGCAAGCGCTGTTTAGCCCGGTGCAGGTCGACAGCGGTGATGCCGAGGCGCTTCATCAGTGGCAGCAACAGCTCAGCCAGCTCACGGGCGGCGCGCCGAGCGCCAACTGGCAGGCTCCGGGCTACAACAACTGGAGCCTTGAGCAACGCCAATTGCTCAACCCCGGCAGCAGCGGCTCAGGGGTTTACATGTTGGGGCTCAGCGCACCCGCAAGCGGTATGTCCTGGCAGGCCGGAGATCTGGTGGAAGTCATGCCAAGACAGTCCGCCTGGGCGGTTGAGCACTTTCTTGACGGCCTGGGCCTGTCGGCTGACACCCCGGTGCAACTGGACGGTCTGCAAGAAACCCTGGCCCAGGCACTGGCGGGTCGCCAGCTGCCGGAAAACCGCGGCCATCTGGTGGGCATGCACGCCCAGGCACTGGTCGACGCGTTAATCCCGCTGAACATGCGCGAGTACTCCATTGCTTCGATCCCTGAAGACGGCTTGCTGCAATTGATCGTGCGTCAGGAGCGGCATGCGGATGGCAGCCTGGGGATAGGTTCAGGCTGGCTGACGGAACATGCCGACATCGGTTCGGCAATCAGCCTGCGGGTGCGGCGCAACAGCGGCTTCCATCTGCCTGCCGAGCCCTGCCCGCTGATTCTGCTGGGGAATGGCACCGGTCTGGCGGGGCTGCGCAGCTTGCTCAAGGCGCGGATTGCCCAAGGGCAGCAGCGCAACTGGCTGTTCTTTGGCGAACGCAATGCCGAGCACGACTTCTACTGCCGTGATGAGCTGCAAGGCTGGCTGGCCAGCGGTGATCTGACGCATCTGGATCTGGCGTTTTCGCGGGATCAGGCACAGAAGGTCTACGTGCAGGATCGCTTGCGTGAGCGTGGCGATGAAGTGCGCCAATGGCTGGCAGACGGTGCCGCCATTTACATCTGCGGCAGCCTGCAAGGCATGGCAGCGGGTGTGGATCAGGCGCTGACCGACCTGCTGGGTGCGCACGCTGTGGATAAACTGATCGAGCAAGGGCGTTATCGGCGGGATGTGTACTGA
- a CDS encoding PTS fructose-like transporter subunit IIB — MKLAIVTGCPNGMVTSVLCARLLDAAAQRQGWSTSVEVHDPKHPERQLSAATIDEAEWVLLVSSTPLDMQRFIGKRVFQSTPAQALQDVEAVLLRGVQEAQVYVAPAPSSAPVESEKRAPKIVAITACPTGVAHTFMAAEALQQAAKRLGYELQVETQGSVGARNPLSAEAIRDADVVLLAADIEVPTERFAGKKIYRCGTGIALKQAEATLNKALSEGQQESAATGGSGPAKQEKAGVYKHLLTGVSFMLPMVVAGGLMIALSFVFGITAYKEPGTLAAALMQIGGDAAFKLMVPLLAGYIAYSIADRPGLAPGMIGGLLASTLGAGFIGGIIAGFIAGYCAKAINRYLQLPQSLEALKPILIIPLFASLFTGLVMIYVVGKPVAGMLEGLTHFLDSMGTTNAILLGVLLGGMMCVDLGGPINKAAYAFSVGLLASQSYAPMAATMAAGMVPPIGLGIATFLARRKFAQTEREAGKAALVLGLCFISEGAIPFAAKDPLRVIPASILGGALTGALSMYFGCKLMAPHGGLFVLLIPNAINHALLYLLAIVAGSLVTAVVYAVIKRPEPVEMALEVAKA; from the coding sequence ATGAAATTAGCCATTGTGACGGGCTGCCCTAACGGCATGGTGACCAGCGTGCTGTGTGCCCGTCTGCTCGATGCTGCGGCGCAGCGTCAGGGTTGGAGCACCAGCGTTGAAGTGCACGACCCCAAACACCCTGAACGCCAGTTGTCGGCGGCCACTATCGATGAAGCCGAATGGGTATTGCTGGTTAGCAGCACCCCGTTGGACATGCAGCGGTTTATCGGCAAACGGGTCTTTCAGAGCACCCCGGCCCAGGCCCTGCAAGATGTAGAAGCGGTCTTGCTGCGCGGGGTTCAGGAGGCACAAGTCTATGTCGCCCCTGCGCCCTCATCGGCCCCGGTCGAAAGCGAGAAGCGCGCGCCTAAAATCGTTGCTATCACCGCGTGCCCGACCGGCGTGGCACACACCTTCATGGCGGCCGAGGCCTTGCAGCAGGCGGCCAAGCGTTTGGGCTACGAGCTGCAGGTGGAAACCCAGGGCTCAGTCGGTGCGCGCAACCCGTTGAGCGCCGAAGCCATTCGTGACGCCGACGTGGTGCTGCTGGCGGCAGATATCGAAGTGCCTACAGAGCGCTTCGCAGGCAAAAAGATTTACCGCTGTGGCACCGGCATCGCCCTCAAACAAGCCGAAGCCACGCTGAACAAGGCATTGAGCGAAGGTCAGCAAGAGAGCGCCGCTACGGGCGGCTCGGGCCCGGCCAAGCAAGAAAAGGCCGGGGTCTACAAGCATTTGCTGACCGGCGTGTCGTTCATGTTGCCGATGGTGGTGGCGGGCGGTTTGATGATCGCGTTGTCCTTCGTGTTCGGCATCACGGCTTATAAAGAGCCGGGTACGTTGGCTGCAGCCCTGATGCAAATCGGTGGTGATGCGGCGTTCAAACTGATGGTTCCGCTGCTGGCGGGCTACATCGCCTATTCGATTGCCGACCGTCCGGGCCTGGCGCCGGGAATGATTGGCGGCCTGTTGGCGAGCACCTTGGGCGCCGGGTTTATCGGCGGGATCATCGCCGGCTTTATCGCGGGCTACTGCGCCAAGGCGATCAATCGCTATCTGCAATTGCCGCAAAGTCTGGAAGCGTTGAAGCCGATTTTGATCATCCCGTTGTTTGCCAGCCTGTTTACCGGTCTGGTGATGATCTACGTGGTGGGCAAACCGGTTGCCGGGATGCTTGAAGGTTTGACCCACTTCCTCGACAGCATGGGCACCACCAACGCCATCCTGTTGGGTGTGTTGCTGGGCGGCATGATGTGTGTCGATTTGGGCGGGCCGATCAACAAGGCGGCGTATGCGTTTTCGGTAGGGCTGCTGGCCTCACAAAGTTATGCACCGATGGCGGCGACCATGGCGGCGGGTATGGTGCCACCTATCGGGTTGGGGATTGCGACCTTCCTGGCGCGACGCAAATTTGCCCAGACCGAGCGCGAGGCCGGCAAAGCGGCGTTGGTGCTGGGGCTGTGCTTTATTTCTGAAGGCGCGATCCCGTTTGCTGCCAAAGACCCGCTGCGGGTTATCCCGGCGAGCATTCTGGGCGGTGCGTTGACGGGTGCATTGTCGATGTACTTCGGCTGCAAACTGATGGCGCCGCACGGTGGTTTGTTCGTGCTGCTGATCCCGAACGCGATCAACCATGCGCTGCTGTACTTGCTGGCGATTGTGGCGGGCAGTCTGGTTACGGCGGTGGTGTATGCGGTGATCAAGCGGCCGGAGCCGGTGGAGATGGCGCTGGAGGTGGCCAAGGCGTAA
- the pfkB gene encoding 1-phosphofructokinase, with protein MARVLTITLNPALDLTVRLGHLAPGEVNRSPLMLTHAAGKGVNVAQVLADLGHTLTVSGFLGEDNQQAFDALFKRRGFVDAFIRVPGETRINIKLAEDDGRVTDLNGLGPQVSAQAQQALLDTLDQIAVGHDAVVVAGSLPQGISPQWLRDLVLRLKALGLKVILDTSGQALKEGLTAGPWLIKPNTEELSDALGRDISSLEAQIAAASRLQAQGVEHVVISHGADGVNWFSSGPALQALPPKVSVASTVGAGDSLLAGMVHGLLSGHSPEQTLRTATAIAAMAVTQIGFGISDAARLATLEGGVSVRPLTEE; from the coding sequence ATGGCCAGAGTATTGACGATCACCCTCAACCCGGCACTGGACCTGACCGTGCGCCTTGGGCATCTGGCGCCGGGCGAGGTCAATCGCAGCCCGTTGATGTTGACCCATGCGGCGGGCAAGGGCGTCAACGTCGCGCAAGTGCTGGCTGACCTGGGCCATACCCTGACCGTGAGCGGCTTTTTGGGGGAAGACAATCAACAGGCATTCGATGCGCTGTTCAAGCGGCGCGGCTTTGTCGATGCCTTCATCCGCGTACCGGGTGAAACCCGCATCAATATCAAGCTCGCCGAAGACGATGGCCGCGTCACCGACCTTAACGGGCTTGGGCCGCAGGTCAGCGCCCAGGCGCAGCAAGCCTTGCTCGACACCCTCGACCAGATTGCCGTGGGGCATGACGCGGTCGTTGTGGCCGGCAGCTTGCCCCAGGGCATCAGCCCACAGTGGTTGCGCGACCTGGTGCTGCGTTTGAAGGCGCTGGGCCTGAAAGTGATTCTGGACACCAGCGGTCAGGCCTTGAAAGAAGGCCTCACGGCCGGTCCGTGGCTGATCAAGCCCAACACCGAAGAGCTCAGCGACGCGCTGGGCCGAGACATCAGCAGCCTTGAGGCCCAGATTGCAGCGGCCAGCCGTTTGCAGGCGCAAGGCGTTGAGCATGTGGTTATTTCCCATGGTGCCGATGGCGTGAACTGGTTCAGCAGCGGCCCGGCCTTGCAGGCGTTGCCGCCCAAAGTCAGCGTAGCCAGCACGGTAGGCGCAGGCGACTCGCTGCTGGCGGGCATGGTCCATGGCTTGCTCAGCGGCCACAGCCCCGAACAGACCTTGCGCACCGCCACCGCCATTGCGGCCATGGCGGTCACCCAGATTGGTTTTGGTATCAGCGATGCGGCGCGCCTGGCGACGCTTGAAGGCGGCGTCAGCGTTCGCCCCCTGACAGAAGAATAA
- the ampE gene encoding regulatory signaling modulator protein AmpE, whose protein sequence is MSFVVLLLAILVEKFSALRQRLQRDGGWLRELNKLETGSGFGNKPWWVLIILIALPAAVLGLLLVVLQPVAYGLLALPVHLLVVIYSLGRGDLLGGLGPFRDAWRRGDLQAAAHVAERDLSVSADSGEQLLEKVQGHLLWQAYQSFFAVIFWYFLLGPVAALSYRLLALAAEHGKSPALVERAEQLRHAFDWLPVRLLAASFALVGNFAAVSRVMLHELLSWDISAAQLIDKAGCAAAEIPAPQVGPEGVSSLDTLWALLLRSAVLWYACFAVWALLL, encoded by the coding sequence ATGAGTTTTGTGGTGTTACTGCTGGCGATTCTGGTCGAGAAGTTCTCGGCTTTGCGTCAGCGTCTGCAGCGTGATGGCGGCTGGCTGCGCGAGCTGAACAAACTTGAAACCGGCTCCGGGTTTGGTAACAAGCCGTGGTGGGTGCTGATTATCCTTATTGCACTGCCCGCAGCGGTACTGGGGTTGCTGCTGGTGGTGCTGCAGCCTGTGGCTTATGGCTTGCTGGCCCTGCCGGTGCACCTGCTGGTGGTAATTTACAGTCTTGGGCGCGGGGACTTGCTGGGAGGGCTCGGGCCATTTCGCGATGCCTGGCGGCGCGGTGATTTGCAGGCCGCTGCCCATGTTGCCGAGCGCGACCTGAGCGTCAGTGCCGACAGCGGCGAGCAGTTGCTGGAGAAAGTGCAGGGCCATTTGTTGTGGCAGGCTTATCAAAGCTTCTTTGCGGTGATTTTCTGGTATTTCCTGCTGGGCCCCGTGGCGGCCTTGAGCTATCGCTTGCTGGCCCTGGCGGCAGAGCATGGCAAGAGCCCGGCCCTGGTTGAGCGTGCCGAGCAATTGCGTCATGCCTTTGACTGGTTGCCGGTTCGGTTGTTGGCGGCCAGTTTTGCACTGGTGGGCAATTTCGCGGCGGTCAGCCGGGTGATGCTCCATGAGTTGCTGAGCTGGGATATCAGCGCCGCACAACTGATCGACAAGGCCGGGTGTGCCGCCGCAGAAATCCCTGCGCCGCAAGTCGGGCCTGAAGGCGTGTCCAGCCTCGATACCCTCTGGGCCTTGCTCTTGCGGTCTGCGGTGCTGTGGTATGCGTGTTTTGCGGTGTGGGCGTTGTTGCTTTGA
- the ptsP gene encoding phosphoenolpyruvate--protein phosphotransferase yields the protein MLELTIEQISMGQTAVDKSAALQLLADKLVADGLVAEGYLSGLQAREAQGSTFLGQGIAIPHGTPETRELVFTTGVRLLQFPEGVDWGDGQIVYLAIGIAAKSDEHLRLLQLLTRALGETDLGEALRRAGSAEALLKLLQGAPQELALDAQMIGLGVSADDFEELVWRGARLLRQADCVSNGFAAVLQQVDALPLGDGLWWLHSEQTVKRPGLAFVTPDKPMRYLGQPLSGLFCLASLGEAHQALLERLCALLIAGRGHELGRATSRRAVLEVLGGELPADWPSARITLANAHGLHARPAKVLAQLAKSFEGDIRVRIVDGQDSAVSAKSLSKLLSLGARRGQILEFVAEPSIANDALPALLAAVETGLGEEVEPLPTVTDAAPGVAEIATLITAPVAGSVVQAIAASPGIAIGPAHIQVLQTFDYPLRGESSVVERERLKNALGEVRQDIEGLIARSQSKAIREIFITHQEMLDDPELTDEVDSRLKQGESAEAAWMSVIEAAARQQESLQDALLAERAADLRDIGRRVLAQLCGVETPAEPDQPYVLVMDEVGPSDVARLDPARVAGILTARGGATAHSAIVARALGIPALVGAGEAVLLLAPGTELLIDGQRGRLHVSPDVDALQRATQERDSRELRLLAASAQRHELAVTLDGHAVEVFANIGESKGVAGAVEQGAEGIGLLRTELIFMAHSQVPDEATQEAEYRRVLDGLNGRPLVVRTLDVGGDKPLPYWPIEKEENPFLGVRGIRLTLQRPQVMESQLRALLRSADNRPLRIMFPMVGSVAEWRAARDMTERLRLEIPVADLQLGIMIEVPSAALLAPVLAKEVDFFSVGTNDLTQYTLAIDRGHPTLSAQADGLHPAVLQLIDITVRAAHAHGKWVGVCGELAADPLAVPVLVGLGVDELSVSARSIPEVKARVRELSMERLKTLAEQALSLGSPEEVRALVEAL from the coding sequence ATGCTCGAGCTCACCATAGAGCAGATTTCCATGGGCCAAACGGCTGTGGATAAGTCTGCGGCGCTGCAATTGCTCGCCGATAAACTGGTTGCCGATGGCTTGGTGGCCGAAGGTTATCTGAGCGGCTTGCAAGCGCGTGAGGCTCAGGGTTCGACCTTTTTGGGCCAGGGCATTGCAATCCCCCATGGCACGCCTGAAACCCGCGAGCTGGTCTTTACCACGGGTGTGCGTTTGCTTCAGTTCCCCGAAGGGGTGGATTGGGGCGATGGCCAAATCGTGTACCTGGCCATTGGTATTGCGGCCAAGTCCGACGAGCACCTGCGTTTGCTGCAATTGCTGACCCGTGCCTTGGGCGAAACCGATCTGGGCGAAGCCCTGCGCCGTGCCGGTTCAGCTGAAGCCTTGCTCAAACTGCTTCAGGGCGCACCGCAAGAACTGGCGCTTGACGCTCAGATGATTGGCCTCGGCGTGTCAGCCGATGACTTCGAAGAACTGGTATGGCGTGGTGCACGTTTGTTGCGTCAGGCAGATTGCGTGAGCAACGGTTTTGCCGCCGTATTGCAGCAAGTCGACGCGCTGCCGCTGGGTGATGGCCTGTGGTGGCTGCACAGCGAGCAAACGGTCAAGCGCCCGGGGCTGGCGTTTGTGACCCCGGACAAACCAATGCGCTACCTGGGCCAGCCGCTGAGCGGTCTGTTCTGCCTGGCCAGCCTGGGCGAAGCCCATCAGGCCTTGCTGGAGCGTTTGTGTGCGCTGCTGATTGCCGGCCGTGGTCACGAGCTGGGCCGTGCCACCAGCCGTCGTGCGGTGCTGGAAGTGCTGGGCGGCGAGCTGCCGGCTGACTGGCCGAGTGCCCGTATCACCCTGGCCAACGCCCACGGCCTGCATGCACGCCCGGCCAAGGTCCTTGCGCAACTGGCCAAAAGTTTTGAAGGCGATATCCGCGTCAGAATCGTCGATGGCCAGGACTCGGCAGTCTCTGCCAAGAGCTTGAGCAAGTTGCTGAGCCTGGGTGCGCGTCGCGGCCAAATACTCGAGTTTGTCGCCGAGCCGAGCATTGCCAACGATGCCTTGCCCGCGCTACTGGCTGCGGTGGAAACGGGGTTGGGTGAAGAGGTCGAGCCTCTGCCGACCGTCACCGACGCGGCGCCCGGCGTGGCCGAAATCGCCACACTCATCACGGCCCCCGTTGCCGGTAGCGTGGTTCAGGCCATTGCGGCCTCGCCCGGTATTGCGATTGGCCCGGCCCACATTCAAGTGTTGCAAACCTTCGATTACCCGCTGCGTGGCGAGTCGTCGGTGGTTGAGCGCGAGCGCCTGAAAAATGCCCTGGGCGAGGTGCGTCAGGATATTGAAGGCCTGATTGCGCGCAGCCAGTCCAAGGCTATTCGTGAGATTTTCATCACCCACCAGGAAATGCTCGACGACCCGGAACTGACCGACGAAGTCGATTCGCGCCTCAAACAGGGCGAAAGTGCCGAAGCTGCGTGGATGTCAGTGATCGAAGCCGCCGCGCGCCAGCAAGAGTCCTTGCAGGATGCGCTGCTGGCCGAACGGGCCGCCGACCTGCGTGACATCGGCCGCCGTGTCCTGGCCCAGTTGTGTGGCGTTGAAACCCCGGCCGAACCTGATCAGCCTTATGTACTGGTGATGGACGAAGTAGGCCCGTCGGATGTGGCGCGCCTTGATCCTGCGCGGGTTGCGGGCATTTTGACTGCCCGTGGCGGTGCCACTGCGCACAGCGCCATCGTCGCCCGCGCGCTGGGCATCCCGGCATTGGTGGGTGCCGGCGAAGCGGTGCTGTTGCTGGCGCCCGGTACTGAATTGCTGATTGATGGCCAGCGTGGTCGTTTGCACGTGTCACCGGATGTCGACGCCTTGCAGCGCGCCACGCAAGAGCGCGACAGCCGCGAGCTGCGTTTGCTGGCCGCCTCCGCCCAGCGCCATGAGCTGGCCGTGACCCTTGATGGTCACGCGGTCGAAGTGTTCGCCAATATCGGTGAAAGCAAAGGCGTGGCCGGTGCAGTCGAGCAGGGCGCCGAGGGCATTGGCCTGCTGCGCACCGAGCTGATTTTCATGGCCCATTCCCAGGTGCCGGACGAGGCCACTCAAGAAGCGGAATACCGCCGCGTACTCGACGGCCTGAACGGCCGGCCGCTGGTGGTTCGCACCCTGGACGTGGGCGGCGACAAACCGTTGCCGTACTGGCCGATCGAGAAAGAAGAAAACCCGTTTTTGGGCGTACGTGGCATTCGCCTTACGCTGCAACGCCCCCAAGTGATGGAAAGCCAGTTACGCGCGTTGCTGCGCTCGGCGGACAACCGCCCGCTGCGCATCATGTTCCCGATGGTGGGCAGCGTGGCCGAATGGCGGGCCGCTCGCGACATGACCGAGCGTCTGCGACTGGAAATCCCGGTGGCTGACCTGCAACTGGGGATCATGATCGAAGTCCCGTCCGCAGCCTTGCTGGCGCCAGTGCTGGCCAAGGAAGTGGACTTTTTCAGCGTCGGCACCAACGACCTGACCCAATACACCCTGGCCATCGACCGCGGTCACCCGACCTTGTCGGCTCAGGCCGACGGCCTGCACCCGGCGGTGCTGCAACTGATCGACATCACCGTACGTGCCGCCCATGCCCACGGCAAATGGGTGGGTGTGTGCGGCGAACTGGCGGCCGACCCTCTGGCGGTACCGGTACTGGTCGGCCTGGGGGTGGATGAGTTGAGCGTTTCGGCGCGCAGCATTCCTGAGGTCAAGGCGCGGGTACGCGAACTGAGCATGGAGCGCCTCAAAACCCTGGCTGAACAAGCCTTGAGCCTGGGTAGCCCGGAAGAAGTGCGTGCACTGGTGGAGGCGCTCTAA
- the cra gene encoding catabolite repressor/activator gives MKLSDIAQLAGVSVTTASYVINGKAEQQRISSSTVERVRAVVEEHGFTPNPQAAGLRSRHTRTLGFILPDLENPSYARLAKQLEQGARARGYQLLIASSDDAPDSERQLLKLFRARRCDALFVASCLPEEDDSYRILQDLGMPIIAIDRTMEPDRFCSVISDDCEASLQLTRSLLQPVPRQIVLIGARPELSVSQAREAGFRQAVEGFKGEVLIEHGAAFSRECGRRIIDTLLARQGHFPEALITTSYVLLQGMFDALLEHPTQRPPLRLATFGDTQLLDFLPLPVNAMGQQHKLIAEKALNLALAAIEEQSYVPGIHAIARTFKQRIHQA, from the coding sequence GTGAAACTCAGTGATATCGCTCAATTGGCAGGTGTTTCCGTAACGACTGCCAGCTATGTCATCAATGGAAAAGCCGAACAGCAGCGCATCAGCAGCAGCACGGTCGAGCGCGTGCGCGCTGTGGTCGAAGAGCATGGCTTTACTCCTAACCCGCAGGCCGCCGGGCTGCGCAGCCGGCACACACGCACGCTGGGGTTTATCCTCCCGGACCTCGAAAACCCGAGTTATGCGCGCCTGGCCAAACAGCTAGAACAAGGCGCCCGCGCTCGCGGTTATCAATTGCTGATCGCCAGCTCCGACGACGCCCCGGACAGTGAGCGCCAGTTGCTCAAGTTGTTCCGCGCCCGTCGTTGCGACGCACTGTTCGTGGCCAGTTGCTTGCCTGAAGAAGATGACAGCTACCGCATACTGCAAGACCTGGGTATGCCGATCATTGCCATTGACCGGACCATGGAGCCCGACCGCTTTTGTTCGGTCATCAGCGATGACTGCGAGGCCAGCCTGCAATTGACCCGCAGCCTGTTGCAGCCGGTACCGCGCCAGATTGTATTGATCGGTGCACGCCCCGAGTTGAGCGTCAGCCAGGCCCGTGAAGCAGGGTTCAGACAAGCTGTCGAAGGGTTCAAAGGCGAAGTGCTGATTGAACACGGCGCAGCCTTCAGCCGCGAATGCGGCCGCCGGATCATCGACACATTGCTGGCACGTCAGGGGCACTTCCCCGAGGCGCTGATCACCACGTCATACGTGCTGCTGCAAGGGATGTTCGATGCGCTGCTGGAGCACCCGACCCAGCGCCCGCCACTGCGCCTGGCCACTTTTGGCGACACCCAGTTGCTGGACTTCCTGCCATTGCCCGTCAATGCAATGGGGCAGCAGCACAAGCTGATTGCCGAGAAAGCCCTGAACCTGGCCTTGGCCGCGATTGAAGAGCAGAGCTACGTACCCGGCATTCATGCGATTGCCCGAACCTTCAAACAGCGCATTCATCAGGCCTGA